One Sesamum indicum cultivar Zhongzhi No. 13 linkage group LG14, S_indicum_v1.0, whole genome shotgun sequence genomic window, ACTCATGCAGAAGTCTATCCTAATTGCCTTCCGTGAAATACTTCCAAAGCCTATGTGGAGTGCATTGACAGATGTCAGTCTTCTATTCCAAATTCTAAGTTTGACGACGCTCGATATAGATAAGGTGCAAGTATTGAGGCTAGTGTCGCCACCATCTTGTACAACCTCAAGAATATTTTCCCGCCAGCTTTCTTCGACTCAATAGAGCACCTAATTATTCACCTGCCATATGAAGTGCGCGTGGGAGGGCCTATACAATACAGGTGGATGTATTTGAGAGGTAATTAGTACACAAGTTATTCTAGGTTTTTGAAATAGTTCTAGTTTCAttactaataaatattctgTTATCGAATTTATGCACCAACATTTCTGGTTCGGGAGCATAAAggtaatcaaatttaaattaatttagttttatctaataatataattgtgtaatgaattttattaatgttttctttaattttattgtagaTGACCTTTTGGTGGGACTGTGACGATGAATCATGTTTCGGCTCTTCACATGTGGGCCGGCAAGTACATGGGAAAGATACTTTCCATCTCCCGATCCAGCATGGTCAAGCAACTTTGGTTGGCCAACGAGGCTGGCTCCAGCTCCAAGCGTACTGGGCCAGCAAGGACTTCCAACAGGAGTCCTCGAAAAATAAGGCAAACCAAGTAACGAACCCCACGGCCTCCTCGATTGTGTCGAGGAAGAGGGGATCTTCCTTTATCGGTATTCATaagaggaagttggtaagtaaataacatTAACTTATAAggtttatcattattttatgaataagatgctaactatttttttttcctataagaGGCAGAGCTCGATCGGTCACCCTAAGCAAATGGAATTATTTGGAAGGTTCtacaagaaaaaggaggacGGCGACTTGAGCGAGCCGAGGGTGATGGAGGTGGCGGTAAGtagattattaataatatttttttaagaaaaaataattcttagttaaaagtactaataattttattttttttgcaggAGATGTTCCAAAAGCTGCTGGAGGATCGTCAGCCTCAGCCTATGACCGAGGACCATGATGCCCCAGCCGAATCGGAGGCTTCGATGGCGATGACGGACCAGCAAATGTGGTTGTCTGCAGTCGGGGACAAGAGTAAGAACCCAGTATTCGGCCTTGGTTCTGAGGCCCATGTAATCTCTAGCGGACCTTCACATCACCATCGCCACCCCCACCACCAAATTCGGCCATGGAGGACCGCATCGATCACCTCAAGATGATGATGGCCGACATAATGGTCATGATGAGGGAGATGCAGGCTTCCTCGTCGATTGCAGCACCTCCTTGGACAGACTCCCGGCCTCAAACTAGGCCGATATGGACGTCACTGACGATGAAGGGTTGGATTAggttttagattttttttatttttgtaattagataatttttcatatttatataatatttttgcttaattattcatgtgtCAATTccattattcatatttatttaattaattaaattcatacatataattaattaaaaaaattaaattaatttaattatatattaaaatttattaaagtatatgaatttatttattcaaacttattaaatatattgataaattataaaatataaattaattgtaaaattataaataaattaaaaaattaagaacaatttttgtaatggtaaagaaaatattataaatctaaataaatgaccTTTCCAAATAtcattactaaaatagttcTAAACATATGTTCCTAAACTGCACCGACCGTTCCAAATACTATTACaaaactatttcaaaaaaatattcccaAATAGTGGCTGATagttcctaataccattgctatTTCAGTTTCAGGTACGTGTTTCAAACTAAAAAAGACCGTTTCAAATAtcattactaaaatagttcTATATACATGTTCCTAACTAAGAGTGATCGTTCCTAAAATCGTTGCAAAAGACTATTCCAAAGACACTTTCTATATTTATcaccaattcaaataaaaacagTTCCAAAATTTAGGCAtgagtattacaaaaatcgttccaaaagtaccccaacaaaaataatgtagTTGTTCCGAATTGCGTCAAAACTGTTccaatcaaaaaatattttttttttttgacaaaatcaatattaggaacggtttaCTTATAGTGTTCCAATCCCCGTCCCAAATAGGAATAATTTTGTCTGACCcgttcttaaatttttataacacCATTTGTAAGGCGAATTTCCAACCGTTCAATAAACCACTCCATATAAGTTCGGCGTCCTACAAATCATTTCAAAGACTACAAAACATTGTTCCAAAACCGCCTCAAATCccactttattttttagtgaTATGTTAAcacattacacaaactaccctTACCTTTGATCAGaagtgatttttattattacgtaaaaaaaatataaataatttgtataactAAATCATATATCGACTGatgtaatgataattattcCTATGAATTACTACCTATAATGTAGGAGTTGTTATCAAAGGAAAATTTGTGTGGGTTAAATTGTGTCAAATAGTAATCTAAAGCTAAactatatcatatattttcttctctgaAATAGacctatttaattttgaaaaagatagTTCCTCTTAGCTTTCCCTAAATTAATAGTAGTAAGTTATTATGATATGGTACTTTTCTTTCCTATTCTACCCATTTCTGTTAAACGAGTTGACTACTCTCAATAGTGCATATATTTACATGGACTCGAAAGGACCATGTGTTATGTATGTTACAAGCAGAAAGCATACAGTGATTACATacctatatttataaataagaataaaaattaataggcACAAAACAGAACATATTATGTAACATTGGACCTCATATAAGATTTGGGGTCGGGTGGTGGAAAAGGCACGACAGACAGAAGCATTTATGCTACATTTGCACTTACATCTCCAAGAATTGCTTCCAATCACTCTCCATTCATTTTACCAAAGCAAATCTCAAAGTCTCTTTTTCCGCCATCTCACATTGATCAAATTTCTCAAGAACACACACAAGGGagagggaaagaaaaataataataaagaagaaaaggaatcCTGAGACCATGGAAATTAGCAAAACATGCCTTCGCATcatcaatttgtttttgttgctCGTATGGGGTTTTACTTCCGTAATCTTTATGAAACGGCTACGTTTCAAGCAAAGAACAGCACCTCCTCTTCCACCGGGTCCGATGGGCTACCCAATAGTTGGCTGCCTGCCTGAAATGATGAAGAATAAGCCAGCGTTTCGATGGATACACAAACTCATGCAAGAAATTAACACTGAAATAGCTTGCATCCGCCTTGGTAACACGCATGTTATCGTTGTAACGTCTCCTGAACTTGCACGAGAATTCTTGAGGAAACAAGACGTAATTTTCGCCTCCAGGCCTAACAGCATGTCGGGCAACTTGACTAGCAATGGGTTCTTGACGACAGCCATATCACCTATGGGCAATCAATGgaagaaaatgagaagaatTATTGCCTCAGAAGTGCTTTCACCTGTAATGCACCAAAGGCTCCATGCAAAAAGACGTGAAGAAACTGAGCATCTAGTGAGATATGTGTACAATCAAAGTCAAAATCCCCTCGTAAATGGGCTTGTGAATGTGAGAGTTGCCGCTCAACATTACTGCGGGAATGTGATCAGAAAGTTGGTGTTCGGGAAGAGATTTTTCGGGGTAGGAACTGAGGATGGAGGCCCTGGAATGGAAGAGAAAGAGCATGTGGATGCATTATTCACGATCTTAAAGTATCTCTATGGCTTTGGAATTGCTGATCATCTTCCGTGGTTGGAGGTGTTTGATTTGGATGGGTGTAAAAGAATTCTCAAAGATGCTTTAAggagtttgaaaaaatatcaagatcCAGAAATTGATAAGAGGGTTTACATGTGGCAACAAGGGATCAAAAAGACAGAAGAGGATATCCTTGATGTTTTGATTAACCTCAAAGACTCCGAAAAGAATTACGTGCTGTCAATTCAAGAGATAAAAGCACAAATTACTGTAAGTATCCCTAATTATTGTCTCACCTAGAAATTGATAAAGGTAAATGTTGTTTTTGTCTTATTACAGactaaaataagttttaatgAATTGATAACATACATATTTTCGTGTGTATTGTATTTACATACAAATATTGGTGACATTTGCGTAATTGataatatgaaaatcaatatatattactttgcatataatatatattcgaTCGActgatttttttcaaaagtttaaaatatatctaacttagtatattatattgatattcactatatccaagaaaaatatagaaattattttttaaaaatatactatatattttgatatattatattatttttataaacgtttatgaataaatactatataaaatatattacagtacgtttaaaaataaatctaatatcTAGCgtaatgtatataatatacacaAATACACTATCTTAaactaaattatatgtatgtgtgcCCATATATGAATTTGTCATACATGTTAATATATTACTTTCAGGAATTTAGAAATTGGAATGAACTTGAGATTTGAATTGACCACGCCCTTTCTTCACAACAATCTACTCGATCGGCAAGAATGTATGTGTTGTAACAATTtggaaaaatgatatttttcaactCGTAACTtaggatatttttatttttgattttattgagtatgtgatttttatttttgatcctgtaacttttaaaaaataacacttttgGTTCCAATTTccgttatatattttaaaggaaaatgCACGTGGCTATTAGAGCCTGTACactttttggtcccatatgttacataattatcacttttggtcccgttCACTTAACGGCCACGTGGTTTTTTCCGTTAAACATCTAATGGAGAGATTTCATGGGACCAAAAAactgctatttttttaaatttacggaaccaaaagtgagaatctcTTAACTAATCGAATCAAAAATAGAAAGACCCTAAATTAAAAGACGAAAATGCTAGTTTTCCTACCAATTTACATATTACATAAATGTGGCTAATACGTAGAATCTCTCATTTTAGCGTAAAACCACAAAAACCAAAAGAGCTATGCATGGTTGTCATAATCACTGAAGCTAAATTATATTGCTTATTCGGGACTTTTCATCTTTGATACCTGCAGGAAATAATGCTAGCTGCAATTGATAATCCCTCGAATGCAGTTGAATGGGCTCTTGCAGAAATGATCAATCAACCTGATATTCTTGGTAGGGCCTATAAAGAATTGGATCAAGTCGTAGGTAGAAATAGACTAGTGGATGAATCCGATTTGTATAGGCTAAATTATATCAAGGCTTGTGTAAAAGAGGCATTTAGGTTACACCCTATAGCACCTTTCAACATCCCACATGTCTCTATGGAAGAAACCACTGTAGGTGGGTACTTCATCCCTAAAAATAGCCATGTGTTGTTGAGTCGCTACGGGCTTGGACGAAATCCTAGGATCTGGGAAGACCCTCTCGTCTACAAGCCAGATCGCCATATTGTCAACAAAGACACAGAAGTTGTGCTTATGGATCACGATTTGCGGATGATATCATTTAGTACTGGAAGACGAGGATGTCCAGGGGCCGTGCTTGGTTCGACCATGGCGGTCATTCTTTTGGCTAGGCTTATACAAGGGTTCAGTTGGAGTCCACCACCTAATGCACCAAGCAATATTGACTTGGTTGAGTTAGAAGGAGATTTGCTAATGGCCAAACCATTGATTGCATATGCGATACCTCGGTTGGAGCCACATGTTTATCTAACAATAATGCATGTTTGTGATAGACCATGAAAGATTAGTAGCTACGTTTGTTTCTGGCTAGTACGTGTGTtgtctttatttatattactgaattatatatgtatagttaAAGCTTTCATTTAGggaaaacgaaaaaaaaaaggagaaacaaaggaaaatagtttatttacaacacaaaattttaatgtcaACCCAAATAAagcatataaaagaaaaaaaaagaacgaaACATGTCAACCCGCACAAGACCCCTCACCTCACATAGGATGTAAAATCAATATTCGtcgtaaataaatattttcttttttctaaaaggaAGCAGGCGAGTTCATTTACTAGCTGACGAGGGCCCTGCTGGGTAATTGGTCCTATCCTTTTCGGTGGGAGGATTGTTCTCTTCACCACTAACAGTTGGGGGGACAATTTTGAGCAGGATATCATCCTTCTCTATCTGATTAGTCAGGTCCATCATCATAGATACTTGTTCAGTAAGGAGTGGAGTCTTTTGCACCACAGGAGTTGTCTCATTATCCGGATCTAGAGCAATCGTTAGCCCGACATCTTTGTCCAAGAGGAGGCTAGCTTTCGTTCCTACTGGAGGTAACTTGCTGCTGGAAAAGAACAAGTAATGAACCAATCCACGATATAATACTTTAAGGCCCAATTAGCTACAAGTTCTGGAACTCTGGAGACTTTTTGAACTCCTCCAGGCAGCCCGACCACATAACCTCCAATATTTCTCTTCCTTACTCAGTATGAGGGCAAGTGCAAAGACCTCCCTCCTTTTGTACTCCTGCTCCAAGTAGGCCTATTCTAGATGCCCATGAAGCGTCTTGTGCTAGAATAGGTAATCAGAACGGTAATTAAATTGGCAGTTATAGAAATTACTCAACGgtcattattaaaataatattgtcttgataaatatattaagtattCATCCTTGGCATGCATAATGTGTTTATTATGCTTAATGATATAGTAAAATGGTGTTTTTAACGTAAAAAACAAATGTCCAACAATCAATTAGATAGTttatgtagttgggttgcgcattggataaAAGctataaaactaatttttcatGGTTGGTTTGAAACATTTTAAGGTGTGGACCACGAGACAAGGTATCGGGAGTACTAAAGTTACTTGCAGTAAGTAATATATTCATTCAATCAATGCCCATGTTTCATTGCCGAGAGACGTAGGTCGTCTACGAAATTTTATTAGGTTAGCTGACATAGGTTGTCAGCTAACTGAATTGACTTGTGGGAATCCCCATATGAAAGCCTTAGAGGGTTTGGTTGATATTACTAGAATTCCAAACTTCTATAGTATGGGATTAGTTCTCAAAGTTGAGAAATCATGACAGCCACATGCATATGAAGGCAGTATCTATGATCTAGCCAAAGGTGACTGTGTTTCTAATATGGTTATTATAAGTCTTATCTTGTCATGTCAGAGTATGTATTGAGGATAATGGATTTTAAGAGATAATTTATTCCCTGTCAGTATTTGACTGAATGTCACCTATGCACTCTAAGATAGTTCAGACTCTTTAAAAGTCTTTGGCCAAAGCTATTGATCGAGTAGGGAATGGTTCCATAAATCGATTAACTGAGTAAATGCATCTCAGGTATAAAGCCTAGTTGTCTAGTCaagaaaaatttgtgtggGTTAAATTGTGTCAAATAGTAATATAAACTAAactatttcatatattttcttctctgaAATAGacctatttaattttggtcaaCAGAAAATGCTTGCAATGGAATAAGGTCCTCAAATCGACCAAATTTTCGACCACCTTCTTGATTTAGCTTTAGTCACAAATCAATTAGACATGTTTGCAACTGCAAATAGTTAAAGCATAGCAATGACAAAACAGGGAGTAAAGATAGAAggcctaataataataagcatCCAAAGAAAAGGGGAGAGAAGCATAATTCAAGGCACACTCGTGTCAAATAAAgcatataaaagagaaaaaagaacgAAATATCTCAGCCCGCACAAGGCCCCTCACCTCACATAGGATGTAAAATCAATATTCGTCCTAAataaatgttttcttttttctaaaaagaagCAAACGAGTTCATTTTACTAGCTGAGGAAGAAGTAACAAAGGAAAATAGGTTATTTACAGTAGAAAATTTTCATGGAAGTGTCCTTTGCAAAGCTGCTAGAATGCAAAAAGTTATGAATCTAAATCCGTGGCAAAAGAACAACTAGATTTTGTAATGCATAATCTATGACAAAttccatatataaaaatatttggcgAGCACTATCTGAAATTCTTCTCGTTCCTAgagatataacaaaatttcaattataggGATCCCTGGCaaaatttggacaaaattttgcaacaaTTGCCTTATGTTGTTGTTGTCACCAAAGTGGCCCTTTTCCAACACAGATGATCAACAGAAAATGCTTGCAATTGAACCTGCAATGAAATAAGGTCCTCAAAGCGACCAAAATAATTGCAgtaacaaatttttttcaactacCTTCTTGATTTAGTCGTCACAAATCAATTAGACACGTTTGcaaatgaaaacattaaaagCATAGTTATGACAAAACAGATCAAGGAGTAAAGATAGAAAGCATACTAACAATAAACATCAAAAGAAAGGGGCGTGAAGTATGATTCAAGGCACACTCATTCCAAATAaagcataaaagaaaaagacaacgAAATATCTCAGCCCACACACGGGCACCCCACCTCACATAGGATGTAAAATCAATACTCATCGtaaataaatgtttttttttctaacaagAAGCAGGAGAGTTCATTTACTAGCTGAGGCGGGCCCTGCTGGGTAATTGGTCCCATCCTTTTAAGAGTAGTTGTCTCATCATCCGGATCTTGAGCAATCATCAGCCTGACATCTTTGTCCAGAAGGAGGCTTTCGTTCCTGCTGGAGGGTAACTTGCTGCTGCAAAAGAACGAGTACATGAACCAATCCATGGTATAATACTTTAAGGCCCGGTTAGCTACAAGGTTTGGAACTCTGGAGACTTTTTGAACTCTTCTAGACAGCTCGACCACATAACCTCCAATATTCTTCTTCCTTACTCATTATGAGGCAAGTGCAAGGACCTCTCTCCTTTTCTACTCCTGCTCCAAGTAGGCCTGTTCCAGATGCCCATGAGGTGTCTTGTGCTAGAACAGGTAAGCTGAAAGGTATTAGATTGGCGATTATGGAAACTActcaacaattattattaaaataatattgtcttGATGAATATATTAAGTGTTCATTCTTGGCATAATGTGTTTATTGTCCTTAATGATATACAGTAAAACGGtgtttttaacataaaaaaaaatgtccaaCAATCAATTAGATAGTCTATATAGTTAGTTTACGCATTGAATGGAAGTTGTGAAATCAACTTTTAAGGGTTGGTTTGAAAAGTTTTAAGGTAAGGACCTCGTGACAAGATATTGGGAGTACTAGAGACTTGCAGTAAGTATTAtgttcattggatgagtgtcatGTTTCATTGCCTAGAGATATAGGTCGTCTATGAAAGTTTAGTAGGTTAATTGACATAGGTTGTCATCTAGCTAAATTGACTTGTCGGAATTCTCGTATGaaaagccttagaggcttggttggtatgactaGAATTCCAAACTTCTATACTATGGGATTAGTCCTCAaacctaaaaaataatgacagCCACATGCATATGAAGGCGATATCTGGGATCTAGCCAGCGGTGACCGTGTTTCTAATATGGttattataagccttgtccagtcaTGTCGGAGTATGTATTGAGGACAATTGATTTTAAGAGAGAATTATCCCTtgtcaatattttattgaatgtCATCTATGCGCTCTAAGATAGTTCAAACTCTTTAAAAGTCTTTGGCTAAAGGGATTAATTGAGTAGGGAATGGTTCCATAGATCGATCAATTAAGTAAATGCATCTCTTGTATAAATCTTAGTTGTCTAGTCAAAGATGGGAATCGACAGctaatttcatgccctaaactaaggtTCAGAGACTGTTGGCAGAAAGGTCGTATCTGTATGAAACTCAAGAGCTTAAATATTCACTCCAATATTCACCTAGCCTTTAGTGACATGGACCGTTGTTAGACGGCAACTCATGGTGACGGACATTGTTAATTAAAGATTAatcagaaataattaattaaattaaattttgccaATCAATTATGTCGGATACAAGACCAGGTCTAGATGAGGGTAAATTCAAAGGGTTATACACAAATCACTGTGAAAGTGATAAAgttgatttcaaattaattccggaataagtgaaataatttaattgaattaaattatcaagaaatgtataaatgattggatcatttatacGTGCGATAATTCATTGAATGACTAGCccaaagattaattaattcaattaattaaatttgggctAAATCCTTTTAGaactaattgaattaatttaattgagttttgtttgattaataaattggatttattagTTGATATACATGAgctagatttatttaaatggattaaataaaatctttgGATCACCTGATATGCTTTTGattaatactattaattaaaagggCCTATCAACCTTATTGgatttggattaatttaataatttaattaatcaagctcAGTCCATATAAATGGAAAACCAAAGAAACATCATCCCTTAACATGGTCAAGGAAATACGGTAGATTCATCCTTAGAATGAATGTTGCAAAAAATATGCTCCAAGACAGCATCAATTTTCAGCCACAAACTAGTTATGGGAAGTCAATGCTTGATCAaactttatttgaaaagagTAGATTGGCCCAGGAACACGACAGAAATGTAGAAAATACAGcatttaaaacataaaaccaaATCAAGGGGCATACCCTTTATATTCCTACGTGTTCATTGTATAAAATGCAGAAATAAAGATGCCCgtgaagaaaatgagaaaaactAGAAACTAAAGTGAAAGTTTGCCTTGTTGAATTTCTTTGTGATTTGTTCGCCTTCAAATTTGTTCACTCAAGATTCCAATTGTAGGAATCCTCCAAAGGATGTCCACACCACACAGGAATGTTGGTTTTCGTCCTCGTGTTAGCAAGTTCGAAAATGGGAAGAAGAGATAAAAGACTacactatttattaaaatacttaatcTTCTTATATTCTTGATATTGACTTGATTCTAAAacgaaaaagaacaaaaaggaggagggtttttggtttcttgagggagagagagatgtGTTGGTGAGTTGTGTGTATTATGGGGCAATGAATAGCCTAGTCATTCAAACCCTAGAGATTATTTTAGGCAACACTCAAGAATATGGCAATTTACCATAAAGGACGAAGCCAAACTTTCCGTTGTTTCCTTTCTCACCAAAATGACCACctcgttttccttttaaggATGAGCCAACTCCTCCTTGTCATGTGGGAGTCAAGCTCAGTCATGGCCCGAATTTATCGGGTTAGTTTAAAACGAGCCCAAGTTCTAACTGActttaacttaaattttatttaattaaaagccAACTAAAGTAGTTCAATATCTTTTAATCTGATTAAAAGATACAAGTCCAATTTTCTTCCAttgataaattcaatttattaattaaagcaagcctaactaaattaatttaaagggcCAAGCCCAAActtaattaatcttattaattaagctTTGGGCTATCCATTCAATGGATTATCACTCACATAAATGACCTAATCATTTATATTCTccgtaaattaatttaactcaattaattaattctcttctttcaagttaattttaaattaattccttcactACCATAGTAATTTTCACAATATGTGCTCAACCTCCAACCATGTTAGCGTAATATTTGCACCATCTAGCCATCACGGCGAACCACCTCATTAGTCGCATGAGGGAGTTTCAATTGCTCTTCAACTTGCTCTTTGAAAGAACAATACTCCATATGACCTcataaaaaacatatattccAGATATAGGAAGTTTCAATCTAATCTGAACTCCATCCCGATATCATGGCTCCAAGCTAGTCATCCGATCCTATGTCCTACATCGTTTCTCCTTATGTCTTTGGATCACAGTTTAATTTGCTGGTCAGACTAAAAATACCCATACCTCTAAGGTAACTACGGTGTTCTAGCTGTCCCACAGAGGCTGTTTGGATGAAATACTACATCTAAAAATTGGGTGTTGTGCCTAGCATTTCCAAGCGAGCGGTTATCTTTTCTGATAACAACAGGGCGATAGCGCAAGCCAATGAGTCGAGATctcatcaatccaaatatatttt contains:
- the LOC105177046 gene encoding phenylalanine N-monooxygenase-like, yielding MEISKTCLRIINLFLLLVWGFTSVIFMKRLRFKQRTAPPLPPGPMGYPIVGCLPEMMKNKPAFRWIHKLMQEINTEIACIRLGNTHVIVVTSPELAREFLRKQDVIFASRPNSMSGNLTSNGFLTTAISPMGNQWKKMRRIIASEVLSPVMHQRLHAKRREETEHLVRYVYNQSQNPLVNGLVNVRVAAQHYCGNVIRKLVFGKRFFGVGTEDGGPGMEEKEHVDALFTILKYLYGFGIADHLPWLEVFDLDGCKRILKDALRSLKKYQDPEIDKRVYMWQQGIKKTEEDILDVLINLKDSEKNYVLSIQEIKAQITEIMLAAIDNPSNAVEWALAEMINQPDILGRAYKELDQVVGRNRLVDESDLYRLNYIKACVKEAFRLHPIAPFNIPHVSMEETTVGGYFIPKNSHVLLSRYGLGRNPRIWEDPLVYKPDRHIVNKDTEVVLMDHDLRMISFSTGRRGCPGAVLGSTMAVILLARLIQGFSWSPPPNAPSNIDLVELEGDLLMAKPLIAYAIPRLEPHVYLTIMHVCDRP